The following proteins are co-located in the Brachybacterium sacelli genome:
- a CDS encoding MFS transporter, with amino-acid sequence MPRLPAGPLLRWFASYGSFAMPQAAAPIAFALIALPLTGDAASGAAMMLAMTSAQVIGAVPITRAGRRFSPIPFLRVLIGLRTLALVAIAVLATLGAPFALVVAGAALAGLVNGAAYGTLRSTLNHLVPASRLPRALGVAATVNEVTFVSSPVLAAALGSLSPQAAIWAMVLLGAGPMLLLPRLATACPPGPEQRREHLRLTPMIMLWLVCGGASAAAISAIEIGAVSLAVSFGLPAAWGAVFPVALCVTSIGGGVWVSVRNRVPRRRTVLAWLAITALGVASVGLGHSVTATLVGALLVGSVLAPLATYYSLVLDQLVPAVHRAEVFAQLRTANALGIITSSALISLVSLQATYAVVIALMTVVLAAAGSVFTVGWVRARRRSIAREAAARRTLDAVDRAGGEHSAGSSSALPRE; translated from the coding sequence GTGCCCCGCCTCCCCGCCGGCCCTCTGCTGCGCTGGTTCGCCTCCTACGGCTCCTTCGCCATGCCTCAGGCCGCCGCCCCGATCGCCTTCGCCCTGATCGCGCTGCCGCTGACCGGCGATGCCGCCAGCGGCGCGGCGATGATGTTGGCGATGACGAGCGCGCAGGTCATCGGCGCGGTGCCGATCACGCGCGCGGGGCGGCGATTCTCCCCGATCCCGTTCCTGCGCGTGCTGATCGGCCTGCGCACCCTCGCGCTGGTGGCGATCGCCGTGCTCGCCACACTCGGAGCGCCGTTCGCTCTGGTGGTGGCCGGGGCGGCCCTGGCCGGTCTGGTCAACGGCGCGGCTTACGGGACCCTGCGCTCGACCCTGAACCATCTGGTGCCCGCCTCCCGCCTGCCGCGGGCCCTCGGGGTCGCGGCCACGGTCAACGAGGTCACCTTCGTCTCCTCCCCCGTGCTCGCCGCGGCGCTGGGCAGCCTCTCCCCGCAGGCGGCGATCTGGGCGATGGTGCTCCTCGGCGCGGGCCCGATGCTCCTGCTGCCGCGCCTGGCCACGGCATGTCCGCCAGGGCCCGAGCAGCGCCGCGAGCACCTGCGCCTGACGCCGATGATCATGCTGTGGCTGGTGTGCGGCGGGGCGAGCGCGGCCGCGATCTCGGCGATCGAGATCGGTGCGGTCTCCCTGGCCGTCTCCTTCGGGCTGCCGGCCGCCTGGGGCGCGGTCTTCCCGGTCGCCCTGTGCGTCACCTCGATCGGGGGCGGGGTCTGGGTGAGTGTGCGGAATCGGGTGCCGCGCCGGCGCACCGTGCTGGCCTGGCTCGCGATCACCGCGCTCGGCGTCGCCTCGGTGGGGCTCGGGCACTCGGTGACGGCGACCCTCGTCGGCGCCCTGCTGGTGGGGTCCGTGCTGGCCCCGCTGGCCACCTACTACTCGTTGGTGCTGGACCAGCTGGTGCCGGCGGTGCATCGCGCCGAGGTCTTCGCGCAGCTGCGCACGGCCAACGCCCTGGGCATCATCACCTCGAGCGCCCTGATCTCGTTGGTCTCGCTCCAGGCCACCTACGCCGTGGTGATCGCGCTGATGACGGTGGTGCTGGCGGCCGCGGGGAGCGTGTTCACCGTGGGCTGGGTGCGGGCGCGGCGACGCAGTATCGCGCGGGAGGCCGCGGCCCGGCGGACGCTCGACGCCGTGGATCGTGCCGGCGGCGAGCATTCCGCGGGGAGCAGCTCGGCACTTCCGCGTGAGTAA
- a CDS encoding XRE family transcriptional regulator: MTGGMRPAVIEQLGDRIRAARQEQDLSVGALAELSDVSRRMLTQIELGQANPSVATLDRVAAGLGTTFAALMGVGADAAPDGVEVWSTDGGSWSVLLDAIDTDRLSVETWKWKLVGADEKPNGSGVPSPGVMIHVVEGALEIVIGDEVQVIEAGGSGRVVTDQEYVYRAREEQGVVFTSVALQSRLT; the protein is encoded by the coding sequence ATGACCGGAGGAATGCGCCCGGCGGTGATCGAGCAGCTCGGTGATCGCATCCGCGCCGCACGCCAGGAGCAGGACCTCAGCGTCGGCGCGCTCGCCGAGCTCAGCGACGTCAGCCGCCGCATGCTCACCCAGATCGAGCTCGGCCAGGCCAATCCCTCGGTCGCGACCCTGGACCGCGTCGCCGCAGGCCTGGGCACCACCTTCGCCGCCCTGATGGGAGTCGGCGCCGACGCCGCGCCCGACGGCGTGGAGGTCTGGTCCACCGACGGCGGCAGCTGGTCCGTGCTGCTGGACGCGATCGACACCGATCGCCTCTCGGTCGAGACCTGGAAGTGGAAGCTGGTGGGCGCCGACGAGAAGCCGAACGGGTCCGGCGTCCCCTCGCCCGGCGTGATGATCCACGTCGTCGAGGGCGCCCTCGAGATCGTGATCGGCGACGAGGTGCAGGTCATCGAGGCCGGCGGCTCCGGCCGCGTGGTCACCGACCAGGAGTACGTCTACCGCGCCCGCGAGGAGCAGGGCGTCGTGTTCACCTCCGTCGCACTGCAGTCCCGCCTCACCTGA
- a CDS encoding glycosyl hydrolase family 32, with protein sequence MPTAPVILRPGAKRRLLDASPSAAEPWYVNDHTLIRGHDDRWHAFGIWHPEPADPLGEDRFLHASADDLTGAPWTVHDPVLHARGEIGETHVWAPHVIAHDGRYWMFYAGGTADHTAYRMTLATSEDLFTWTPHEPVLFEDGFDARDPMVIRHGQRWYMYYTRTSAPDGGAHQVAVRSSTDLLTWSEPSVAYESTIFGTYGGPTESSFVVRAGQGWILFVCESAEYDRTLAYFSTDPLRFGDSGLLDVDLDEHCAEIVADPAGGGRTWITGGGWDRGGLTIRPLEILPDVREEELV encoded by the coding sequence GTGCCCACTGCCCCCGTGATCCTCCGCCCCGGTGCGAAGCGCCGCCTGCTCGACGCCTCCCCGTCGGCCGCCGAGCCCTGGTACGTCAACGACCACACCCTGATCCGGGGCCACGACGACCGCTGGCACGCCTTTGGGATCTGGCATCCCGAGCCTGCGGACCCGCTGGGCGAGGACCGCTTCCTGCATGCCTCGGCCGATGACCTCACCGGTGCCCCCTGGACCGTCCACGACCCGGTGCTGCACGCCCGTGGGGAGATCGGCGAGACCCACGTGTGGGCCCCGCACGTGATCGCCCACGACGGCCGCTACTGGATGTTCTACGCGGGCGGCACCGCCGACCACACCGCCTACCGGATGACGCTCGCCACCAGCGAGGACCTGTTCACCTGGACCCCGCACGAGCCGGTGCTGTTCGAGGACGGCTTCGACGCCCGCGACCCGATGGTGATCCGCCACGGGCAGCGTTGGTACATGTACTACACCCGCACCTCCGCGCCGGACGGCGGCGCCCACCAGGTTGCCGTGCGCTCGTCGACGGATCTATTGACCTGGTCGGAGCCGAGCGTCGCCTACGAGTCCACGATCTTCGGCACCTACGGCGGGCCGACGGAGTCTTCGTTCGTGGTCCGCGCCGGGCAGGGCTGGATCCTGTTCGTCTGCGAATCCGCCGAATACGACCGCACTCTCGCCTACTTCTCGACCGACCCGCTGCGCTTCGGGGACAGCGGCCTGCTCGACGTCGACCTCGATGAGCACTGCGCCGAGATCGTGGCCGATCCCGCCGGTGGGGGCCGCACCTGGATCACCGGCGGCGGCTGGGACCGCGGCGGACTGACGATCCGCCCCCTGGAGATCCTTCCCGATGTCCGCGAGGAAGAGCTCGTATGA